From one Erinaceus europaeus chromosome 4, mEriEur2.1, whole genome shotgun sequence genomic stretch:
- the SERINC1 gene encoding serine incorporator 1: protein MGSVLGLCSMASWIPCLCGSAPCLLCRCCPSGNNSTVTRLTYALFLLVGVCVACVMLIPGMEEQLNKIPGFCENEKGVVPCNILVGYKAVYRLCFGLAMFYLLLSLLMIKVKSSSDPRASVHNGFWFFKFAAAIAIIIGAFFIPEGTFTTVWFYVGMAGAFCFILIQLVLLIDFAHSWNESWVEKMEEGNSRCWYAALLSATTLNYLLSLVAVILFFVFYTHPSSCSENKAFISVNMLLCLGASVMSILPKIQESQPRSGLLQSSVITVYTMYLTWSAMTNEPETNCNPSLLSIIGFNTTNTAPKEGQSVQWWHAQGIIGLILFLLCVFYSSIRTSNNSQVNKLTLTSDESALIEDGAARSDGSLEDGDDVHRAIDNEKDGVTYSYSFFHFMLFLASLYIMMTLTNWYRYEPSHEMKSQWTAVWVKISSSWIGIVLYVWTLVAPLVLTNRGFD, encoded by the exons ATGGGGAGCGTCTTGGGGCTCTGCTCCATGGCGAGCTGG ATACCATGCTTATGTGGCAGTGCCCCGTGTTTGCTGTGCCGATGTTGTCCCAGTGGAAACAACTCCACTGTAACTAGGTTGACCTACGCACTTTTCTTACTTGTTGGGGTGTGTGTAGCTTGTGTAATGTTAATACCAGGAATGGAAGAACAACTGAAtaag aTCCCTGGATTTTGTGAGAATGAAAAAGGCGTAGTCCCTTGTAACATTCTGGTCGGCTATAAAGCCGTGTACCGTTTGTGCTTTGGCTTGGCTAtgttctatcttctcctctctctactcATGATAAAAGTGAAGAGCAGCAGCGATCCTAGAGCTTCAGTGCATAATGG aTTCTGGTTCTTTAAATTTGCTGCAGCCATTGCAATTATTATTGGGGCTTTTTTCATTCCAGAAGGAACTTTCACAActg tgTGGTTTTATGTAGGCATGGCAGGTGCCTTTTGCTTCATCCTTATACAGCTAGTCTTACTTATTGATTTTGCTCATTCATGGAATGAATCATGGGTTGAAAAAATGGAAGAAGGCAACTCAAGATGCTGGTATGCAG CTTTGTTATCCGCTACAACTCTGAACTATCTGCTATCTCTGGTTGCTGTTATCCTGTTCTTTGTCTTTTACACTCACCCATCCAGTTGCTCAGAAAACAAAGCATTCATCAGTGTCAACATGCTCCTTTGCCTCGGTGCATCTGTGATGTCAATACTGCCCAAAATCCAA gaaTCACAACCAAGATCTGGTTTGCTACAGTCTTCAGTGATTACAGTCTATACAATGTATTTGACGTGGTCAGCTATGACCAATGAACCAG AAACAAATTGCAACCCAAGTCTGCTAAGCATAATTGGATTCAATACAACAAATACTGCCCCAAAGGAAGGACAGTCTGTCCAGTGGTGGCATGCTCAAGGAATTATAGGACTGATTCTCTTTTTATTGTGCGTCTTTTATTCAAG CATCCGCACTTCAAACAATAGCCAGGTTAATAAACTAACACTAACAAGTGATGAATCTGCATTAATAGAAGATGGTGCAGCCAGAAGTGATGGATCACTGGAGGATGGAGATGATGTCCACAGAGCTATCGATAACGAAAAGGATGGTGTCACTTATAGTTACTCCTTTTTTCACTTCATGCTTTTCTTGGCTTCACTTTATATCATGATGACCCTTACCAACTGGTacag